CCGGATCGCTGGCCCGACCACCCAACCGTCCCCCGCCCGCCGTCCCACCCTGCCCAGGGCCCACCGGCGAACGCGCCAACTGGTGGTGGTACCAACCCTTCCAACCACAACCCCCACCCACCAACAACTAAGCCGCCACCCCAGCCGGTCACTGCAGGCACCGTAGCCAGATTCCTGCATGCGAGAGCGGCGCCAGCGCCGAACAGTTCAGGCAGGCTGTCCCTTGCGCAGCGTGTCCAGCAGTTCGCGGTAAGGACCGATGAGGTATACGGTGTCGCCGCCTCGCAGCAGGGCATCGCGGCGTGGGTGCAGCTTGACCGGCTCGTCTGGCCTGGTGATCGCGATGACCCGGGTTCGGGTGGACAGGTCGAGCATCTGCAGCCCGTCGAGTTCACTGCCGGGCTCGACGTGCATTCCGCCGACCACGAACGAGCTCTGTCCCACCGAAAACGTTCCCAGCACCTGCAGCCCCATCGCGGCCCCAATGAACCAAGGCGCGGCCAACTCGACGGTCGACCGAACATTCTGGAAATCGAATCGCTCCGCCACCGCGAAGCCGAGTGCGCGGTCGTAGACGCGCAGCACGATGGGAACGTCAAGCCACCGATTGACCTCGGGCCACACCCGGGGCCCCAACAACTCGCGTAACACGATGCCGGTCTCGATATTGACCATGTCATCGCGGGTCAACACCGCCACCGCCCGGGCGCGGTCGACGCGGGCCGATTCCAGCGTCTGGGGCAACGTGGCGTCTCCGAAGATCACTGGCACGTCGAGTTCGGCCGCCGACAACAGGAAGCGGTTGTTCTCGTCGCGCTCAATCACCGCGACGTCGTGGCCGGCGCTAACCAGATCGCGCACGACGCGGATCCCGAGCACGCTCAGCCCCACGACGATGATGTGGTCACGCAAATGGCGCACCCGCGGGCGCCCAGCCGTGTAGATAAAGCGGCGCGACAACAGCACATCAGCAATAAACGAGACCAGTAGAGCCACGGTGGTCACGCCGCCGAACATCAGCATCGCGGCGAAAAGTCGCAACCAGGTGGGCTGGTGGCTGAAGCTGAAGTCGCCGTAGCCCGTCGTCGTGATTGTCTCGGTGGTGAAGTAGAACGCGTCGATCCACGTCATCCCGGGGCGGCTGGTGTAGGTGAAACGCAACACGGCAGTCGCCCCGATCAGCAGGATCAGCACTGCGGCTATCACGGGATAAAACGCCGGGTTGACGTCGTCGCGCAGGGTGCGTGCAGCGTCGAGCATTCGGCGCAGCCGGGACTGTCGTGAGCGTGTTGCGCTGGGGCGCGGGACCTTGATGCCCCGGCCGGTCAGCTCGTCGGCGGTACCAATCATCGTCGTCCAGTCACCGGTGTGCACCTGCAGATCGCGGCCTGGGCACACCACCATCTCGCCGGGGGTGGAGGAGTTTTCGCCGTGAATCACTGCCACCGGGGCCAGGTCGCCGTAGATCTCACGCAGCGTCGCATCACGCGGTGCCGCGGTGCCCCAGACGACGAAATTGATGCCAGCCGCCTCGAACGGGTGCGTGGTGTAAGCCAGGCATGCCTCGACAATCGCCGGCGCAGCAAGATCGGCGACGTTGAGGATCGCGCCGGGACCGTTATCTGCGGCCACTGCTTCTCGCAGCACGTCATTAGCGAGTCGCGCGACCACCCGCACGTCCGGATTGGCTTTCCTTGCCAGCAGGGCGATTTCGAGGTTCCCGGCGTCGTCATCGCCGGCGCATACGACGGCCACAGCTTGGGCGATTCCGGCCGAGGCGAGCTCCGCCTTGACATTGGTATCGAAATGCTCACCGGTGGTGAGCTTTGCAACACTCACCCCGGCGGTTTTCAGCTCCTCGACGATCGTCGTCGCCAGCGCGTCCTCACCGCTGACAATGACGTGGCGGTGCATGGTCTGGTCCTGTCACCGGGGCGGGCAGTCGATGTGCCCGATGTCGTTGTCGTGGCGGTTACGCCACGGCTTGAGGTTTTCCGGCATAGCGGCCCGCTTTGCTGACACTGCGCTTTATCGGGCCACTATAAGGCGACCAGTGCGGCCTGCGGGGGTAAAAGTACCGGAATTACCCTCAGCTCTCGAAGCGATAACCCATCCCCGCCTCGGTCAGCAGGTGCTTGGGGTGCGACGGGTCGTCTTCGAGTTTGCGTCGCAGTTGCGCCAAATACACACGCAGGTAATGGGTTTCGGTGGCGTAGGCCGGCCCCCACACCTCTTTGAGGAGTTCCTCGCGGCCCACCAGCTTGCCGCGGTTGCGGGCAAGCATCTCCAGCATTCCCCATTCGGTCGGTGTCAGATGCACTTCGGCGCCATTCTTGATGACCTTCTTAGCAGCGAGATCGATTGTAAACGACGAGGTTTCGATGACAGGCTGGTCGACTTCTGTCGCTGCGGCGTTGCGGCGCACGGCGGCGCGCAACCGGGCCAAAAACTCGTCCATCCCGAACGGTTTCGTGACGTAGTCGTCGGCACCGGCGTCGAGGGCTTCGACTTTGTCCGACGAGTCGGTTCGCGCCGACAACACGATGACCGGCGCGTTGAGCCAGCCGCGCAGCCCCGCCAGCACCTCGATTCCAGAGATGTCGGGCAGCCCCAGATCGAGGATCACCACATCCGGGCGGTGTTCGGCGGCGGCGCGCAGCGCAGCGGCGCCGGTTGCGGCGGTTGTGACTTCATAGCCCCGCACCGACAGGTTGATCCGTAGCGCCCGCAGAATGTGCGGTTCGTCGTCGATCACCAAAACTCGTGTCAAATTGCGCCGCTCCTCCTCATCGCTGCGCTCTGCATCGTCGCTGGCGCGTCAAATTGCGCCGCTCCTCCTCATCGCTGCGCTCTGCATCGTCGCTGGCGCGTCAAATTGCGCCGCTCCTCCTCATCGCTGCGCTCTGCATCGTCGCTGGCGCGTCAAATTGTGCCGTTCCTCCTCATCGCTGCCCCGCTGGGGCCGCCAGATCCACCACGACGGTCAGTCCCCCGCCGGGCGTGTCGGTCGCCTGGATCGTGCCGCCCATCGCTTCGACGAAGCCACGGGCCACCGACAATCCCAAGCCCGCCCCGGTGGTGTTGTCGTGATCTCCCAGCTGCTGAAAGGCCTCGAAGATCTGTTCCTCGCTTCCGCGCGGGATGCCGCGGCCCTCGTCGATGACGTTGATCAGCACACGGTCGCCGACCCGGCCGGCGTTGACGCGCACCAGGCAGTTGGGCGCGTATCGCAGCGCGTTGTCGATGAGATTGGCCAAAACCCGTTCCAGCAGTCCGGCATCGGCCATCGCGACCGCGCCGTCGACGTCGACCTTGACCCGGTCGATGCCGGGCCGGAAGAAACCGGTGGCACCCTTGCCGATGCTGACCAGGGCGCGCTGCACGGCTTCTTCGAGGTACACCTCCCGCAGTTCAGGGCGAATCGCGCCCGCCGCCAACCGCGACGAGTCGAGCAAATTGCCCACCAGCGCGGTGAGTTGGTCGATCGATTCCTCGATGGTGGCGAGCAATTCGGCCGTGTCTTCGGCAGAAAAGTCGACGTCTTGGGCGCGCAAGCTCGACACCGCGACCTTGGCCGCCGCCAGCGGTGTGCGCAGATCGTGGCTGACCGCCGACAGCAAGGAGCGGCGCAGCGCGTCGGCCTGCCCGATGGCCTCGGCCCGGCTGGCTTCCTCGGCGAGTTCGCGTTGTTTGACCAGACTCGCGGCTTGCTTGGCCACCGCGCTCAGCACACGGCGATCACGCGCGGCGAGTTTCTTGCCCGCCAAGAGCATCCAAAACTCGTCGTCACCGACTTCTATCGCGGTATCGGCGGAATCGACTGTGGCGCAGGGCTCTTTGCCTACCGATGCCACCACGTATCGGCGACCATCGCCGCAGTCCCGAAGCATGCTGACCGCACGCTGCGAATAGGTCTCGCGGACCCGCTCGAGCAGGGTCTCCAGATCCGCGCCGCGCAGCACCGAGCCGGCGAACATTGTCAGCAGCTCGGCCTCCTGGGATGCGCGTCCGGCTTCGCGGGTGCGTTTGGCCGCGCCGTCGACGAGAACCGCCACCGCCACCGCCACCATCAACAGCACCAGTTCGGTGACCGCAGCGTCGGGCTCGGCGATGGTGAAGCTGTGCAGGGGAGGGGTCAGGTAATAGTTGAGCAGCAGACCGGACAGCACCGCCGAAAGCGCCGCTGGGGCAACGCCTCCCAGTAAGCCAACCACGAGGACTCCGATGAAGAACAGCGCGCTGGCTCCGCTGGTGGTCAAAAACCGGTGCAGCCAAGACACCGTCACCGCGCAGATGACGGAGGGGACGATCAGCGCCGCCAGCCACGACGCGGCGCGCCGTTCACGCGGCGAGATCGACGCCGCCCGAAAGCCCCGCTTGGATTCCTCGTGGGTGACGATGTGAACGTCGATCTTGCCGGACCGCTGCACCACCGTCGCGCCGATGCCTTCGTCGAAGATGCGTGCCCACCGCGAGCGCCGCGACGTGCCGATCACCAGCTGGGTGGCGTTCATCTCGCGGGCGAAATCCAGCAGCGCGGTCGGCACGTCGTCACCGACCACGGTATGCAGCGACGCGTCGAGGCTGGCGGCTAGTTCGCGGATCTTGCCCATCCGCGACGCCGATACACCCGTGAGGCCGTCGCCGCGTAAGACATGCACGACCATGAGCTCGGCGCTGGCTTTGGAGGCGATTCGGGATGCGCGGCGCACCAAGGTTTCCGATTCGGGTCCACCGGTGACGGCGACGACCACGCGTTCGCGGGCTTCCCAGGTGTCGGTGATCTTCTTGTCGGCGCGATACTTGGCCAGCGCGGCATCGACCTGGTCGGCCAGCCACAGCAGCGCCAATTCCCGCAACGCGGTGAGGTTTCCGCTGCGGAAATAATTGGACAGCGCCGCGTCGATCTTATCCGGTGCATACACGTTGCCGTGGGATAGCCTGCGCCGCAAGGCTTCCGGCGTGATATCGATGAGTTCGATCTGGGATGCCTGGCGCACCACCGAATCCGGTATGGTTTCCTGCTGCTCGATGCCGGTTATCTGGGCGACCACGTCGTTAAGGCTCTCCAGATGCTGGATGTTGACCGTGGAGATCACCGTGATACCGGCGTCCAGCAGCTCCTCGACGTCCTGCCATCGCTTGGGGTTCTTGCTGCCGGGGACGTTGGTGTGGGCGAGCTCGTCGACCAGAACCACTTGCGGATTGCGGGCCAGCACGGCCGGCACGTCCAGTTCGGTGAAGTGGCTACCGCGATACTCGATGCGGCGGCGCGGAACGACCTCGATGCCCTTGAGCAGCTCTTCGACTTTGCGGCGGCCGTGGGTCTCCACCACGCCAGCCACCAAGTCCGTGCCGCGTTCCAGCCGTCGATGCGCCTCGGACAACATCGCGTACGTCTTGCCGACACCGGGCGCCGCACCCAAGTAGATGCGCAGCTCCCCGCGTTTGCGGCGATGGTCGACGACGCTCACGTGACCATCATCCACCTGTGACATCAGCCTGGGAGCGGATACTTATGGTCCAACGCCAGGTTGAGCTGTACGACGTTGACCCGCGGCTCGCCGAAGAACCCCAGATCACGGCCATGCTGGTTCTCCCGTACCAGCTCGCGTATTTGATCCGTGCTGACATGGCGCGTCCGGGCCACCCGGGCCGCCTGAATGTCGGCGTAGGCCGGTGAAATGTCTGGGTCCAGGCCGCTGCCGCTGGCCGTCACCGCGTCGGCCGGGACTGGTGGATTGCCGGGCGCGCTGCCGCGGACCGGAACGATACGCCCGGTCGAGTAGTTTTCGCCGGGCTTCGCGCACTCGACCCGAACGCCGGCAAAGCTGTCCACGAACGGCCGAGCCGTGGTCGTGCACGGTTCGTTCACGCTGACCACCCGGGTCGGGTGGATAACATTGCCGCGCGCGTCGCGCGCGCCGAGGACCGACAACACGGCTCCCACACCGCCGCCAGTGCAGAACGGCCGTGATCCATCGACGTGTTCGAGCTCGCCCACGGCTTTGCTGCGCTCACACACCAGCGTCAACAGGCTCTTGCGGGCCGGCGTGTCGACGATGTCCTCGGGCCCCAGATTGCTCGCGCCGCTGGCGGTGGGGTCATAGCCGTTGCCGGCCGCTGACGGGCGGCTCTGGAAATACTGCGGCAACGCGTGGCCGGCGGCGTCGGTGAACGACTGGCCGATCAGCCGGCTGCCGGCGGCCTTGCCGTTGACCTCGATGATCGAGCCCTCTGCCTGATCGTGCAGCCCGGGAAGCTGTGCGACCAACCAGACCGCCACCGGGTAGCCCAGACCCAGCACCACGGTCAACACAAGCAGTGCACGCAGCGCCGCCCAATGCAGGCGAACCAGGATGGTGAATTTCATCTCAGCTCATCCCCGGCATGAGTTGAACCGCAAGGTCGATCAGCTTGATCCCGATGAATGGTGTGACGATCCCGCCTAACCCATACAGGTAAAGGTTGCGACTGAGCAGTCCAGACGCGCTGCTCGGCGTATAGCGAACACCGCGCAGCGACAACGGAATCAGGGCGGCAATGATGATCGCGTTGAAGATCACCGCCGACAAGATCGCGGACTGCGGACTGTGCAGGCGCATCACGTTGAGCAGATCCATGCCAGGAAACAGCGCGACGAACATCGCTGGAATGATCGCGAAATACTTGGCGATGTCGTTGGCGATCGAAAATGTGGTCAGCGCGCCGCGAGTGATCAACAGCTGCTTGCCGATCTCGACGATCTCGATCAGCTTGGTCGGGTCGGAGTCCAAATCCACCATGTTGCCGGCTTCTTTGGCCGCGGTGGTGCCGGTGTTCATCGCGACGCCGACATCGGCCTGGGCCAGCGCCGGGGCGTCGTTGGTGCCGTCTCCGGTCATGGCGACCAGCCGCCCGCCCTCCTGTTCGCGCTTGATCAGCATCAACTTGTCTTCGGGGGTGGCTTCGGCCAAGAAGTCGTCGACACCGGCTTCATCGGCAATTGCCTTGGCGGTCAATGGGTTATCACCGGTGATCATCACGGTGCGGATGCCCATGCGGCGCATCGCCTCGAACCGGTGTCGCATGCCTTGCTTCACCACATCCCTGAGGTGGATCACGCCGAGAACCTTTGCCTGCTTGCCGGACTCGCCGCTGGTCACCTCGCCCACCACCAGCGGGGTCCCGCCCGCGGCGGAAATTCCGTCGACGATCCGGCCGAGTTCGCGCGCGACCGCGCCGCCGTGACCGCGCACCCAATCGGTGATGGCGCTGGCCGCGCCCTTACGCAACTGGCGTCCGTCGACGTCGACTCCCGACATCCTGGTGGCCGCGCTGAACGGCACCCACCGCGCGCCGGCCAATTCACCGGGTGTGCGTGCGCGCAGCCCGTGGGCCTCTTTGACGTAGACCACCACTGACCGGCCCTCGGGCGTCTCGTCGGCGATACTGGCTAGCTGCGCCGCGTCGGCGAGCGCGTGGGCGCTGACCCCGCCGACCGGAATCAATTCGGCCGCTTGACGGTTGCCCAGCGTGACCGTTCCGGTCTTGTCCAGCAGCAACGTGTTGACGTCACCGGCCGCCTCCACCGCACGTCCGGACATGGCCAGCACGTTGCGCTGCACCAACCGGTCCATGCCCGCGATACCGATCGCCGAAAGCAGCGCGCCAATTGTGGTGGGAATCAAGCACACCAGCAACGCCACCAACACGATGCCGGTGACGCCGTCGCCGTTGAGCGCGGCGGTGTCGGGTACCCCGGGGTTGTTGGCCTTGGAATAGATCGCCAGCGGCTGCAGCGTCGCCACCGCGAACACGAAGATGATGGTCAACGCCGCCAACAGGATGTTCAGTGCGATCTCGTTGGGCGTCTTCTGCCTGTTGGCGCCCTCGACCAGTGCGATCATCCGGTCCACGAAGCTTTCCCCGGGTTTTTGGGTGATCCGCACCACGATGCGGTCGGAGAGCACCTTCGTGCCACCGGTCACCGCCGAACGGTCGCCGCCGGACTCACGGATGACCGGCGCGGACTCGCCCGTGATCGCCGATTCGTCCACCGACGCAATGCCTTCCACGACGTCGCCGTCGCCGGGGATGAGCTGGCCGGCTTCGACGACGACGATATCGCCTTGCTGCAACAGCGGCGCGGGGACGAGCTCCTCGACGCCGGTAACGCCGGGCGCCCAGCCTCGCAGGCGGCGAGCGATGGTGTCGGCCTTGGATTTGCGCAGAGTGTCGGCCTGCGCTTTGCCGCGTCCCTCGGCGACCGCCTCGGCCAGGTTGGCGAACAGCACTGTCAGCCAAAGCCAGAACACGATGAGCCCACCGAACCAACTCGGTTGGGACAGTGTCAGCACCGTTGACCACACCGCACCGATTTCGACGACGAACATCACCGGATTGCGCCACAGGGTGCCGGGATTGAGCTTGCCAAACGCGTCGGGCAGCGATCTCAGCAGCAGGGCCGGGTCTAGCCGACCACCCCGGACTCGCTGGCCAGATACCAGCGGTGCCGCGCCACGATCGCTTGTCTGCGAGGGCATTTCAGTGGATTCCTTCGGCGATGGGCCCGAGGGCCAATGCTGGCAGAAAGGTCAGGGCGACCAGAATGACCGTCACGCCCACCACCAGGCCGACGAACTGGGGCTTGTGCGTGGGCAAGGTCCCAGCGGACTCCGGAATGCGGCGCTGACGGGCCAGAGAACCGGCCAGCGCCAGCAGGAGCACCATCGGGACGAACCGCCCGAGCAGCATCGCAACACCGAGCGCGGTGTTGTACCACGCGGTGTTGGCGGCCAGGCCGGCGAATGCCGAGCCGTTGTTGTTGGCTGCGGAGGTGAACGCGTAGAGCACCTCGGACAGGCCGTGCGGGCCGGTGTTGGCCATTCCGGCGCGCGGCCCCGGCAGCGCCATCGCCACCGCGGTGCCGAGCAGCACGATCAGCGGAGTGACCAGGAAATAGCTTGCTGCTAGCTTGATTTCACGTGCGCTGATCTTCTTGCCGAGGTATTCCGGGGTCCGGCCGACCATCAAGCCGGCCACGAAAACCGTGATGATCGCCAGGACCAGCATGCCGTAGAGGCCCGAGCCGACACCGCCGGGCGCGACCTCGCCGAGCTGCATGTTGAACAGCGCCATCATGCCGCCCAGGCTGGTGTAGGAGTCATGCGCCGAGTCGACCGCGCCGGTGGAGGTAAGCGTGGTCGCATCGGCCCATATTGCGGAGTCGGGCACCCCGAAACGCTGTTCGACGCCTTCCATGGCGGCCCCGGCTGCGGTGGGAACGGTGCCGTGGTGCTGCACCTGAAACAGCATCATCGCGGTGACGCTCATAGTGGCGATGACAGCCATCACCGCGACAATGGCGTAGCCCTGTTTGGTGTTGCCCACCATGCGGCCGAAAGTGCGGGGCAGCGAAAAGGCGATGACCAACAGCAGGAAGATCTCGATCCAGTTGGTCCAGCTGGTCGGGTTCTCGAATGGATGCGCGGAGTTGGCGTTATAGAACCCGCCACCGTTGGTGCCGAGCTCCTTGATCGCCTCCTGGCTGGCGACCGGACCGCCGGTGATGGTCTGCGGCGAACCGGCCAGCGTGGTGACCACCTGGTCGTGCAGGTGAAAGTTCTGGATCACCCCTCCGGCGACCAATGCGACGGCACCGAAGACGGCGATCGGCAACAGGATTCGCAGGGTGCCGCGCACCAGATCGACCCAAAAATTGCCGAGTTCACCGGTGCGCCCGCGGACAAACCCGCGGACGAACGCGACGGCCACCGCCATGCCCACGGCAGCTGACACGAAGTTCTGCACCGCCAAGCCCGCCATCTGCAACAGATCACCTTGGGTCGATTCGCCGGAGTAGGCCTGCCAGTTGGTGTTGGTGACGAAGCTGACAGCGGTGTTCCACGCCAGCGCCGGGGTCATTTGTGTTGCCGGGTTCTTCAGGTGCAGCGGCAGTTTGTTCTGCGCCAGCTGGAAGACGAACAACACGACGACGCTGACCGCGGAAAAGGCCAGCACACTGCGCGCATAGTTAGCCCAGGTCTGTTCGGAGCGCGGGTTGGCACCGATCGTGCGGTAGATGAAATTCTCTGCGCGCGAGTGCTTTTCAGAGCTATAGACGCGGTACATGTAGTCGCCCAGTGGCACGTGGACGACCGCCAGCGCCGCGACCAGCAGTGCAAGGAACAACACGCTTGCGGTTACGTCGCTCACTAGAATTTTTCCGGAACGAGCAGGGCTGCACCGAGTAACAACGCGACCAGGATGGCCAGCACCAGACCGACGGCGTTGGTAAGGGTCATAGTCCTTCGACCAGCTTCAGCACGGCGCCGATCAGGGCAAAGATCGCCGACGTCAACACCAGGTAGAGCACGACAGACACATCTTCTCCGTTCGCGACAGCCCGTCACGCTTTGCGCGCAGCATTGTCTCGGTCCTGGAGCCAGGGCCCAGCTGACCTTAGACAGGCTCGGCGCTGGCCGGGAGCCGCGTTGACGGTTTCTTTACGTCCTGGGCCGCTATCTTTACGGCCTTGGTTTTGTGGCCTGAGCGCAAATGAATCCTGCACTGCGGCCGCGTCGCGGTGCTGTGCTGATCGGCGTAAGGCCTGCGAAGCGGATCGGTGCGCGACCGACTGGGTTCACCTGCCGGGTGTAGGCATGGGCATCGTCGGCATTGGCGACATGCTCGGCATTGGCGACATGGGCGGCATGGAGGGCATGTTTTTCATGGCGTCTTTCATCGAGGCGCAGCAAGACTTGTCGTCCTTTGTCTGGCTGGTCGTCGTGGTCGGACTCTTGGCGTCACAACAAGTCTTGTGCCCAGGCTGCGCGATGAGAAGATACAGGCCGGCGACGATGATGAAGATCCCGACGGCGATGCCGGTGATCGCCAAGATTCGGTAGAGCCAACGCGTCCAGGGTGGTTCGGTAGGAGCCGGGGTAGCGGGGGTGGCGGTTGTCATGACTGCAGACCTCTCTCACACGTGCCGTCGTAGCTGACCGCAATATATACTATCCTACTTAGTAGATTAGTAGTAGATCCTGAATATAGGCTCGCCGCTGAGGCAGGAGGTCCGGATGCCGGCTGCGCATGGTCTCGGTGAACTAGAGGCTGAGATCATGTCCATCATGTGGGACAACGGGCAAGTCGCCACCGTGCGTGAGGTCCGTGCTGCCCTCAATCGGCAGGCGGCCTACACGACGGTGATGACCGTGATGGACAACTTGCACCGGAAAGGCCTGCTGACACGCGAACGAGTCGGCAAAGCGTTTCACTACCGGCCGACATGGAGTCGGGAGGAGTACACCGCGCGGCTGATGCGTGATGTGTTAGCGGCCACCGACAACCACGAGGCTGTTTTCACGCATTTCGTTTCCCAGATGTCGGCCGAGGAAGCTCGTAGCCTGCGGGCCGCCTGGCAGCGTCACACGGCCCGCCGGGAATAGGCATATGCCATGGTGCTGTGTGTTTTAACCATCACGCTGGTATGCATCGCGGTGGTGCCGGCCCTGCTGGACCGCGTCACACCCATGACGTCACCCGTGGTGCGCCTGACGGCATGGCTCGCGACACTGGTCACTGTTTTGGGTGCGGTGCTGGCCTTGCCGGTTATCGCCATGGCTACCGGGCATGCTGCC
This Mycobacterium xenopi DNA region includes the following protein-coding sequences:
- a CDS encoding NAD-binding protein, with the protein product MHRHVIVSGEDALATTIVEELKTAGVSVAKLTTGEHFDTNVKAELASAGIAQAVAVVCAGDDDAGNLEIALLARKANPDVRVVARLANDVLREAVAADNGPGAILNVADLAAPAIVEACLAYTTHPFEAAGINFVVWGTAAPRDATLREIYGDLAPVAVIHGENSSTPGEMVVCPGRDLQVHTGDWTTMIGTADELTGRGIKVPRPSATRSRQSRLRRMLDAARTLRDDVNPAFYPVIAAVLILLIGATAVLRFTYTSRPGMTWIDAFYFTTETITTTGYGDFSFSHQPTWLRLFAAMLMFGGVTTVALLVSFIADVLLSRRFIYTAGRPRVRHLRDHIIVVGLSVLGIRVVRDLVSAGHDVAVIERDENNRFLLSAAELDVPVIFGDATLPQTLESARVDRARAVAVLTRDDMVNIETGIVLRELLGPRVWPEVNRWLDVPIVLRVYDRALGFAVAERFDFQNVRSTVELAAPWFIGAAMGLQVLGTFSVGQSSFVVGGMHVEPGSELDGLQMLDLSTRTRVIAITRPDEPVKLHPRRDALLRGGDTVYLIGPYRELLDTLRKGQPA
- a CDS encoding response regulator; the protein is MTRVLVIDDEPHILRALRINLSVRGYEVTTAATGAAALRAAAEHRPDVVILDLGLPDISGIEVLAGLRGWLNAPVIVLSARTDSSDKVEALDAGADDYVTKPFGMDEFLARLRAAVRRNAAATEVDQPVIETSSFTIDLAAKKVIKNGAEVHLTPTEWGMLEMLARNRGKLVGREELLKEVWGPAYATETHYLRVYLAQLRRKLEDDPSHPKHLLTEAGMGYRFES
- a CDS encoding sensor histidine kinase; this translates as MSQVDDGHVSVVDHRRKRGELRIYLGAAPGVGKTYAMLSEAHRRLERGTDLVAGVVETHGRRKVEELLKGIEVVPRRRIEYRGSHFTELDVPAVLARNPQVVLVDELAHTNVPGSKNPKRWQDVEELLDAGITVISTVNIQHLESLNDVVAQITGIEQQETIPDSVVRQASQIELIDITPEALRRRLSHGNVYAPDKIDAALSNYFRSGNLTALRELALLWLADQVDAALAKYRADKKITDTWEARERVVVAVTGGPESETLVRRASRIASKASAELMVVHVLRGDGLTGVSASRMGKIRELAASLDASLHTVVGDDVPTALLDFAREMNATQLVIGTSRRSRWARIFDEGIGATVVQRSGKIDVHIVTHEESKRGFRAASISPRERRAASWLAALIVPSVICAVTVSWLHRFLTTSGASALFFIGVLVVGLLGGVAPAALSAVLSGLLLNYYLTPPLHSFTIAEPDAAVTELVLLMVAVAVAVLVDGAAKRTREAGRASQEAELLTMFAGSVLRGADLETLLERVRETYSQRAVSMLRDCGDGRRYVVASVGKEPCATVDSADTAIEVGDDEFWMLLAGKKLAARDRRVLSAVAKQAASLVKQRELAEEASRAEAIGQADALRRSLLSAVSHDLRTPLAAAKVAVSSLRAQDVDFSAEDTAELLATIEESIDQLTALVGNLLDSSRLAAGAIRPELREVYLEEAVQRALVSIGKGATGFFRPGIDRVKVDVDGAVAMADAGLLERVLANLIDNALRYAPNCLVRVNAGRVGDRVLINVIDEGRGIPRGSEEQIFEAFQQLGDHDNTTGAGLGLSVARGFVEAMGGTIQATDTPGGGLTVVVDLAAPAGQR
- a CDS encoding potassium-transporting ATPase subunit C, which encodes MKFTILVRLHWAALRALLVLTVVLGLGYPVAVWLVAQLPGLHDQAEGSIIEVNGKAAGSRLIGQSFTDAAGHALPQYFQSRPSAAGNGYDPTASGASNLGPEDIVDTPARKSLLTLVCERSKAVGELEHVDGSRPFCTGGGVGAVLSVLGARDARGNVIHPTRVVSVNEPCTTTARPFVDSFAGVRVECAKPGENYSTGRIVPVRGSAPGNPPVPADAVTASGSGLDPDISPAYADIQAARVARTRHVSTDQIRELVRENQHGRDLGFFGEPRVNVVQLNLALDHKYPLPG
- the kdpB gene encoding potassium-transporting ATPase subunit KdpB → MPSQTSDRGAAPLVSGQRVRGGRLDPALLLRSLPDAFGKLNPGTLWRNPVMFVVEIGAVWSTVLTLSQPSWFGGLIVFWLWLTVLFANLAEAVAEGRGKAQADTLRKSKADTIARRLRGWAPGVTGVEELVPAPLLQQGDIVVVEAGQLIPGDGDVVEGIASVDESAITGESAPVIRESGGDRSAVTGGTKVLSDRIVVRITQKPGESFVDRMIALVEGANRQKTPNEIALNILLAALTIIFVFAVATLQPLAIYSKANNPGVPDTAALNGDGVTGIVLVALLVCLIPTTIGALLSAIGIAGMDRLVQRNVLAMSGRAVEAAGDVNTLLLDKTGTVTLGNRQAAELIPVGGVSAHALADAAQLASIADETPEGRSVVVYVKEAHGLRARTPGELAGARWVPFSAATRMSGVDVDGRQLRKGAASAITDWVRGHGGAVARELGRIVDGISAAGGTPLVVGEVTSGESGKQAKVLGVIHLRDVVKQGMRHRFEAMRRMGIRTVMITGDNPLTAKAIADEAGVDDFLAEATPEDKLMLIKREQEGGRLVAMTGDGTNDAPALAQADVGVAMNTGTTAAKEAGNMVDLDSDPTKLIEIVEIGKQLLITRGALTTFSIANDIAKYFAIIPAMFVALFPGMDLLNVMRLHSPQSAILSAVIFNAIIIAALIPLSLRGVRYTPSSASGLLSRNLYLYGLGGIVTPFIGIKLIDLAVQLMPGMS
- the kdpA gene encoding potassium-transporting ATPase subunit KdpA, which produces MSDVTASVLFLALLVAALAVVHVPLGDYMYRVYSSEKHSRAENFIYRTIGANPRSEQTWANYARSVLAFSAVSVVVLFVFQLAQNKLPLHLKNPATQMTPALAWNTAVSFVTNTNWQAYSGESTQGDLLQMAGLAVQNFVSAAVGMAVAVAFVRGFVRGRTGELGNFWVDLVRGTLRILLPIAVFGAVALVAGGVIQNFHLHDQVVTTLAGSPQTITGGPVASQEAIKELGTNGGGFYNANSAHPFENPTSWTNWIEIFLLLVIAFSLPRTFGRMVGNTKQGYAIVAVMAVIATMSVTAMMLFQVQHHGTVPTAAGAAMEGVEQRFGVPDSAIWADATTLTSTGAVDSAHDSYTSLGGMMALFNMQLGEVAPGGVGSGLYGMLVLAIITVFVAGLMVGRTPEYLGKKISAREIKLAASYFLVTPLIVLLGTAVAMALPGPRAGMANTGPHGLSEVLYAFTSAANNNGSAFAGLAANTAWYNTALGVAMLLGRFVPMVLLLALAGSLARQRRIPESAGTLPTHKPQFVGLVVGVTVILVALTFLPALALGPIAEGIH
- a CDS encoding K+-transporting ATPase subunit F; protein product: MTLTNAVGLVLAILVALLLGAALLVPEKF
- a CDS encoding BlaI/MecI/CopY family transcriptional regulator; amino-acid sequence: MPAAHGLGELEAEIMSIMWDNGQVATVREVRAALNRQAAYTTVMTVMDNLHRKGLLTRERVGKAFHYRPTWSREEYTARLMRDVLAATDNHEAVFTHFVSQMSAEEARSLRAAWQRHTARRE